In Streptomyces canus, one DNA window encodes the following:
- the msrB gene encoding peptide-methionine (R)-S-oxide reductase MsrB, whose translation MSYDIEKPDEQWRAELTPAEYAVLRQAGTEPAFTGEYTNSKTTGVYSCRACGAELFTSTTKFESHCGWPSFYDPKDTDAVELIQDRSHGMVRTEVRCARCGSHLGHVFEGEGYPTPTDQRYCINSISLRLTADED comes from the coding sequence ATGTCGTACGACATCGAAAAGCCGGACGAGCAGTGGCGTGCGGAGCTGACCCCGGCCGAGTACGCCGTACTCCGCCAGGCCGGGACGGAGCCCGCCTTCACCGGCGAGTACACCAACAGCAAGACCACGGGCGTGTACTCCTGTCGCGCCTGTGGGGCCGAGCTCTTCACCTCCACCACGAAGTTCGAGTCCCACTGCGGCTGGCCGTCCTTCTACGACCCGAAGGACACCGACGCGGTCGAACTGATCCAGGACCGCTCCCACGGCATGGTCCGCACCGAGGTCCGCTGCGCCCGCTGCGGCTCGCATCTCGGCCACGTGTTCGAGGGTGAGGGGTATCCGACGCCCACCGACCAGCGGTACTGCATCAACAGCATCTCGTTGCGGTTGACGGCGGACGAGGACTGA
- the murC gene encoding UDP-N-acetylmuramate--L-alanine ligase translates to MAPGLPTAMDRPHFIGIGGAGMSGIAKILAQRGAKVAGSDAKESPTVEALRALGATVHIGHAAEHLASDATCVVVSSAIRADNPELARAAELGIPVVHRSDALASLMDGLRPIAVAGTHGKTTTTSMLAVSLSALGLKPSYAIGGDLDAPGSNALHGEGEIFVAEADESDRSFHKYAPEVAIVLNVELDHHANYASMDEIYASFETFVDRVTEGGTLVISADHEGARELTRRVTACDVRVVTYGDAEDADVRVLSVVPQGLKSEVTVELDGSPLTFTVSVPGRHYAHNAVAALAAGVALGVPAAELAPALAAYTGVKRRLQLKGEAAGVQVIDSYAHHPTEMTADLEAMRAAAGDARILVVFQPHLFSRTQELGKEMGQALAAADGSLVLDIYPAREDPIPGVTSELIIAAARAAGADVTPVHDTADVASVVAGMAKAGDLVLTMGAGDVTDLGPLILDRLAK, encoded by the coding sequence ATGGCCCCCGGCCTTCCTACCGCCATGGACCGACCGCACTTCATCGGGATCGGTGGGGCCGGGATGTCGGGGATCGCGAAGATCCTCGCGCAGCGCGGGGCGAAGGTGGCCGGCAGCGACGCCAAGGAGTCCCCGACCGTCGAGGCGCTGCGGGCGCTGGGCGCGACCGTGCACATCGGGCACGCGGCGGAGCACCTGGCCTCCGACGCCACCTGTGTGGTCGTGTCGTCGGCGATCCGGGCCGACAACCCGGAGCTGGCGCGGGCGGCCGAGCTCGGCATCCCCGTGGTGCACCGCTCCGACGCCCTCGCCTCGCTGATGGACGGCCTGCGGCCGATCGCGGTCGCCGGTACCCACGGCAAGACCACGACCACGTCGATGCTCGCCGTCTCGCTGAGCGCACTGGGCCTGAAGCCGTCGTACGCGATCGGCGGCGACCTGGACGCCCCCGGCTCGAACGCCCTGCACGGCGAGGGCGAGATCTTCGTCGCCGAGGCGGACGAATCCGACCGCAGCTTCCACAAGTACGCCCCCGAGGTCGCGATCGTCCTCAACGTCGAGCTCGACCACCACGCCAACTACGCGTCGATGGACGAGATCTACGCCTCCTTCGAGACGTTCGTGGACCGCGTCACCGAGGGCGGCACGCTGGTGATCTCGGCGGATCACGAGGGCGCGCGGGAGCTGACCCGGCGCGTCACCGCGTGTGACGTGAGGGTGGTGACCTACGGAGACGCCGAGGACGCCGACGTGCGCGTGCTGTCGGTCGTCCCGCAGGGGCTGAAGAGCGAGGTCACCGTGGAGCTGGACGGCTCGCCGCTCACCTTCACCGTGTCCGTGCCCGGCCGCCACTACGCGCACAACGCGGTGGCCGCGCTGGCGGCGGGCGTCGCACTGGGTGTCCCGGCCGCCGAGCTGGCTCCCGCCCTGGCCGCGTACACCGGCGTCAAGCGACGCCTGCAGCTCAAGGGCGAGGCGGCCGGGGTGCAGGTCATCGACTCCTACGCCCATCACCCCACCGAGATGACGGCGGACCTGGAGGCCATGCGGGCGGCGGCCGGTGACGCCCGCATCCTGGTCGTCTTCCAGCCCCATCTGTTCTCGCGGACGCAGGAGCTCGGCAAGGAGATGGGCCAGGCGCTCGCGGCGGCGGACGGCTCGCTGGTCCTGGACATCTACCCGGCCCGCGAGGACCCGATCCCCGGGGTGACGAGCGAGCTGATCATCGCGGCGGCGCGGGCCGCGGGCGCGGACGTGACGCCGGTCCACGACACGGCGGACGTGGCGTCGGTGGTCGCGGGAATGGCGAAGGCCGGTGATCTCGTTCTCACCATGGGCGCGGGTGACGTGACGGACCTCGGCCCGCTGATTCTGGACCGTCTCGCGAAGTAA
- a CDS encoding pyrimidine reductase family protein — MRRLFPVTDETETRSPEGADHEWGLAELAAAYAYPELGPGPGTPEVWLRANMVSTIDGAAQHDGRSQPISTATDMRIFGTLRALADVVIAGAETVRQEGYRPARVRDEFAQLREAAGQGPVPAIAVITASLDLDFSLPLYTSPQVPTLILTGAAAAPDRIAAAEKAGARVVIAGDGVGVDPARAVRVLAELGHTRLLTEGGPRLLGQLVAAEVLDELCLTLSPMLTAGDAQRIAGGPSVAVPARFALDSLLEEDGFLYSRYRRA; from the coding sequence ATGCGACGCCTGTTCCCTGTGACCGACGAGACAGAGACCCGGAGCCCGGAGGGGGCCGACCACGAGTGGGGCCTCGCCGAGCTGGCCGCCGCCTACGCGTATCCCGAGCTCGGGCCCGGCCCCGGGACCCCGGAGGTGTGGCTGCGCGCCAACATGGTGTCCACGATCGACGGGGCCGCCCAGCACGACGGCCGTTCGCAGCCCATCTCCACCGCGACCGACATGCGGATCTTCGGGACGCTGCGGGCGCTGGCGGACGTGGTGATCGCCGGCGCGGAAACGGTCCGCCAGGAGGGGTACCGACCCGCCCGCGTGCGGGACGAGTTCGCGCAGCTGCGCGAGGCGGCCGGACAGGGCCCGGTCCCGGCGATCGCGGTGATCACCGCGAGCCTGGACCTGGACTTCTCCCTCCCGCTGTACACCTCGCCCCAGGTGCCCACCCTGATCCTCACGGGCGCCGCGGCCGCCCCGGACCGGATCGCCGCCGCCGAGAAGGCGGGCGCGCGCGTGGTGATCGCCGGGGACGGCGTCGGCGTGGACCCCGCGCGGGCGGTACGGGTGCTCGCCGAGCTGGGACACACCCGGCTGCTGACCGAGGGCGGCCCCCGGCTGCTCGGCCAGCTGGTGGCCGCCGAAGTGCTCGACGAACTCTGTCTGACCCTGTCCCCGATGCTCACCGCGGGGGACGCGCAGCGGATCGCCGGGGGGCCGTCGGTGGCGGTGCCGGCACGGTTCGCGCTGGACTCGCTGCTGGAGGAGGACGGATTCCTCTACAGCAGGTACCGCAGGGCTTGA
- the zapE gene encoding cell division protein ZapE yields the protein MADTAPLSLCDREPHVPADRLVAEMVPPPRFDSVRFDTYIPDPNQPSQTEAVRVLAGFAAGLSGAHAVGGGKRGFLGFGKAFGKAKEAKTPTGPRGVYLDGGYGVGKTHLLASLWHATPAEPSLKAFGTFVELTNLVGALGFQKTVQTLSGHRLLCIDEFELDDPGDTVLVSTLLGKLVDAGVALAATSNTLPGKLGEGRFAAADFLREIQGLAARFRPLRIDGEDYRHRGLPEAPAPFTDEEVGKAAYATEGASLDDFPSLLAHLAKVHPSRYGALTDGVKAVCLTDVQPVPDQSTALRLVVLADRLYDREVPVLASGLPFDRLFSEEMLNGGYRKKYFRAISRLTALARDAKGLVEGA from the coding sequence ATGGCCGACACCGCCCCGCTCTCCCTGTGCGACCGTGAGCCGCACGTCCCCGCGGACCGGCTGGTCGCCGAGATGGTGCCGCCGCCGCGGTTCGACTCGGTGCGTTTCGACACGTACATCCCGGACCCGAACCAGCCCAGCCAGACCGAGGCCGTCCGGGTCCTCGCGGGCTTCGCGGCGGGCCTGTCCGGCGCACACGCGGTCGGCGGCGGCAAGCGCGGCTTCCTCGGTTTCGGAAAGGCGTTCGGGAAGGCGAAGGAGGCCAAGACCCCGACAGGCCCGCGCGGCGTCTACCTCGACGGCGGCTACGGCGTCGGCAAGACCCACCTGCTGGCCTCGCTCTGGCACGCCACCCCCGCCGAACCCTCCCTCAAGGCCTTCGGCACCTTCGTCGAGCTGACCAACCTGGTCGGCGCCCTCGGCTTCCAGAAGACGGTCCAGACGCTCTCCGGCCACCGCCTCCTGTGCATCGACGAGTTCGAGCTGGACGACCCGGGCGACACCGTCCTGGTCTCCACCCTGCTCGGCAAGCTGGTCGACGCGGGCGTGGCGCTCGCCGCCACATCCAACACCCTGCCGGGCAAGCTCGGCGAGGGCCGGTTCGCGGCCGCCGACTTCCTGCGCGAGATTCAGGGCCTCGCCGCACGCTTCCGCCCCCTGCGCATCGACGGCGAGGACTACCGCCACCGCGGACTGCCCGAGGCGCCGGCGCCGTTCACCGACGAGGAGGTCGGCAAGGCGGCGTACGCCACCGAGGGCGCCTCGCTCGACGACTTCCCGAGCCTGTTGGCGCATCTCGCCAAGGTCCACCCGAGCCGGTACGGCGCCCTGACCGACGGCGTGAAGGCGGTGTGCCTCACGGACGTCCAGCCGGTGCCGGACCAGTCGACGGCGCTTCGGCTCGTGGTGCTCGCGGACCGCCTCTACGACCGCGAGGTGCCGGTGCTGGCCTCCGGGCTGCCCTTCGACCGGCTGTTCAGCGAGGAGATGCTGAACGGGGGCTACCGCAAGAAGTACTTCCGCGCGATATCCCGGCTCACCGCGCTGGCGCGCGACGCGAAGGGCCTGGTCGAGGGCGCCTGA
- a CDS encoding carbonic anhydrase has protein sequence MQPLIDNARTFGQRPEEFAQLAEGQSPQVLFITCSDSRVVPALITGARPGELFELRTAGNIVPPYASEHPTSEAATIEYAVEVLGVRDIVVCGHSHCGAVGALVRGDDLDAVPAVRDWLHHATPRPAGAAEDPAVADGVQSHVLAQVLRLRSYPFIDKKLAEEQLTLHAWYYEVHTGAVRVHRTESDAFEGL, from the coding sequence ATGCAGCCCCTCATCGACAACGCCCGTACGTTCGGACAGCGCCCTGAGGAGTTCGCCCAGCTGGCCGAAGGCCAGTCCCCCCAGGTTCTGTTCATCACCTGCTCGGATTCCAGGGTCGTCCCGGCCCTGATCACGGGCGCCCGCCCGGGCGAGCTCTTCGAGCTGCGCACCGCGGGCAACATCGTCCCCCCGTACGCCTCCGAGCACCCCACCAGCGAGGCGGCCACCATCGAGTACGCCGTGGAGGTGCTGGGCGTCCGCGACATCGTGGTCTGCGGACACTCGCACTGCGGTGCCGTCGGCGCCCTGGTGCGCGGCGACGACCTGGACGCCGTACCGGCCGTGCGCGACTGGCTCCATCACGCCACCCCGCGTCCCGCGGGCGCGGCCGAGGACCCGGCCGTGGCCGACGGCGTGCAGAGCCACGTCCTGGCCCAGGTACTGCGCCTGCGGTCGTACCCCTTCATCGACAAGAAGCTGGCGGAAGAACAACTGACCCTGCACGCCTGGTACTACGAGGTGCACACGGGCGCGGTGCGCGTCCACCGCACCGAGTCCGACGCGTTCGAGGGCCTGTGA
- a CDS encoding SulP family inorganic anion transporter — protein MMTKYPHLRQDFAASLVVFLVALPLCVGVAVASGVPAELGLVTGIVGGLVTGFMRGSSLQVSGPAAGLTVLVFEAVNEFGLPALGVIVLSAGVLQLAMGALKLGRWFRAISVSVVEGMLAGIGLVLIAGQLYSAAGLKAPTSGIDKIVGLPGAALDALGSTTALASLAVGAGTVAVMVLWKKLPKKAQTVPGALAAVLLATLVTRVFGLSIATVEVNGLLASIQPPGSEAFGELANPAIFGTILAFTLIASAESLFSAAAVDRLHDGPRTEYDKELMAQGAGNAVCGALGALPMTAVIVRSSANVQAGAKTKASRVMHGVWLLLFAALLPSTLALIPLPALAGILVHAGFKLIPFREIVSLWRGHRGEALILVVTAISIVAVNMFEGVLIGLALSVVKTAWEASHLKLEIIDKGAGPIQAHLSGNATFLRLPKILDSLESLPQDRPVELDLSGLHHLDHACRTALENWAERHSAVGTEPVRVTEPEPVKATAP, from the coding sequence ATGATGACCAAATACCCTCACCTGCGGCAGGACTTCGCCGCCTCCCTGGTCGTGTTCCTGGTCGCGCTCCCGCTCTGCGTGGGCGTGGCCGTCGCCTCCGGCGTGCCGGCCGAACTCGGCCTGGTCACCGGCATCGTCGGCGGTCTGGTCACCGGATTCATGCGGGGCAGCAGCCTCCAGGTCTCCGGCCCGGCCGCCGGTCTGACCGTCCTCGTCTTCGAGGCGGTCAACGAGTTCGGGCTGCCCGCCCTCGGTGTGATCGTGCTGTCCGCCGGAGTGCTCCAGCTCGCCATGGGCGCCCTCAAGCTGGGGCGCTGGTTCCGGGCGATATCCGTCTCGGTCGTCGAGGGCATGCTGGCCGGAATCGGCCTCGTGCTCATCGCCGGCCAGCTGTACTCGGCGGCCGGCCTGAAGGCGCCCACCTCCGGCATCGACAAGATCGTGGGGCTGCCCGGTGCCGCCCTCGACGCGCTCGGCAGCACCACGGCCCTTGCCTCGCTCGCCGTCGGCGCGGGCACCGTGGCGGTCATGGTGCTGTGGAAGAAGCTGCCCAAGAAGGCGCAGACCGTGCCGGGCGCGCTCGCCGCGGTCCTGCTGGCCACCCTGGTCACCCGGGTCTTCGGCCTGTCGATCGCCACCGTCGAGGTGAACGGCCTGCTGGCGTCCATCCAGCCGCCCGGCAGCGAGGCGTTCGGCGAGCTGGCCAACCCGGCGATCTTCGGCACCATCCTCGCCTTCACTCTGATCGCCTCCGCCGAGAGCCTGTTCAGCGCCGCCGCGGTGGACCGGCTGCACGACGGTCCGCGCACCGAGTACGACAAGGAGCTCATGGCCCAGGGCGCGGGCAACGCGGTCTGCGGCGCGCTCGGCGCCCTGCCCATGACCGCGGTCATCGTGCGCAGCTCGGCCAACGTCCAGGCGGGCGCGAAGACCAAGGCCTCGCGGGTCATGCACGGCGTGTGGCTGCTGCTGTTCGCGGCCCTGCTGCCCTCGACGCTGGCACTGATCCCGCTGCCCGCGCTCGCCGGCATCCTGGTCCACGCGGGCTTCAAGCTGATCCCCTTCCGGGAGATCGTGTCGCTGTGGCGGGGCCACCGCGGTGAGGCGCTGATCCTGGTGGTCACGGCGATCTCGATCGTCGCGGTGAACATGTTCGAGGGCGTGCTGATCGGTCTGGCCCTGTCGGTCGTCAAGACCGCCTGGGAGGCCTCGCACCTCAAGCTGGAGATCATCGACAAGGGCGCGGGCCCCATCCAGGCCCATCTGTCGGGCAACGCGACCTTCCTGCGGCTGCCGAAGATCCTCGACAGCCTGGAGTCGCTGCCCCAGGACCGGCCCGTGGAGCTCGACCTCTCCGGTCTGCACCACCTGGACCACGCCTGCCGTACGGCGCTGGAGAACTGGGCCGAGCGGCACAGCGCGGTCGGCACCGAACCGGTCCGGGTCACCGAGCCCGAGCCGGTGAAGGCCACCGCTCCGTAG
- a CDS encoding slipin family protein, giving the protein MLQELLTAAVAAGAAGFVYLTAAARVVKQYERGVVFRLGQLAGEVREPGFTVIVPFVDRLHKVNMQIVTMPVPAQEGITRDNVTVRVDAVVYFRVVDAASALVKVEDYKFAVSQMAQTSLRSIIGKSELDDLLSNREKLNEGLELMIDSPAVGWGVQVDRVEIKDVSLPDAMKRSMARQAEADRERRARIINADAELQASKKLAEAAEQMSEQPAALQLRLLQTVVAVAAEKNSTLVLPFPVELLRFLERAQEHPTGT; this is encoded by the coding sequence ATGCTCCAGGAACTGTTGACGGCGGCCGTGGCGGCCGGTGCCGCGGGGTTCGTCTACCTCACGGCGGCGGCCCGGGTCGTCAAGCAGTACGAGCGCGGGGTGGTCTTCCGCCTCGGGCAGCTCGCGGGTGAGGTGCGCGAGCCCGGGTTCACGGTGATCGTGCCGTTCGTGGACCGGCTGCACAAGGTGAACATGCAGATCGTCACGATGCCGGTGCCGGCCCAGGAGGGCATCACCCGGGACAACGTGACGGTGCGCGTGGATGCGGTCGTCTACTTCCGTGTCGTCGACGCCGCGAGCGCCCTGGTCAAGGTCGAGGACTACAAGTTCGCCGTCTCCCAGATGGCCCAGACCTCGCTCCGTTCGATCATCGGCAAGAGCGAGCTGGACGACCTGCTGTCCAACCGCGAGAAACTCAACGAGGGTCTGGAGCTGATGATCGACAGCCCGGCCGTCGGCTGGGGCGTGCAGGTGGACCGGGTCGAGATCAAGGATGTGTCGCTGCCGGACGCGATGAAGCGGTCGATGGCCCGGCAGGCCGAGGCCGACCGTGAGCGCCGGGCCCGGATCATCAACGCCGACGCCGAACTCCAGGCCTCGAAGAAGCTCGCGGAGGCCGCCGAGCAGATGTCCGAGCAGCCGGCCGCGCTCCAACTCAGGCTGCTGCAGACGGTCGTGGCGGTGGCCGCCGAGAAGAACTCGACGCTCGTCCTGCCCTTCCCGGTGGAGCTGCTGCGCTTCCTGGAGAGGGCTCAGGAGCACCCGACCGGCACGTGA
- a CDS encoding PhoX family protein produces MSATRRQVLARSGALGVGIAFTGALSELFAGTAAAQSLGHTGYGPLVPDPKGLLDLPKGFRYKVLSREGDPLRSGEGKVPSHHDGMTALPGRHGRVHLVRNHENRPTAAIAVPTVEGLTYDPAGKGGCTALTLDSRNNVLSERVAIAGTAVNCAGGHTPWGTWLTCEETEDKAGTNGYAKDHGFIFEVDPVDPHRSGAVPLTAMGRFQHEAIAIDPKRGIVYETEDAFLKPFGLFYRFLPNRPEGGLGSLRAGGRLQAMRVPGVPDLSVVQETGACFEGIEWVDVPDPLATETPVRLQDFGPKGITHAQKLEGCYWGGKSVYFVSSFAHSADGSAADHYGQIWRYDPSARRLTLVIVFGPDTDIQLPGESPDNICLAPSGGLMVCEDGSGAQHVFGVTRHGEVYAMARGRQNIGTPEAPEWGEFAGVTFSPDGQTMYVNCYTPGTTFAVTGPWRR; encoded by the coding sequence ATGTCCGCAACACGACGTCAGGTCCTGGCCCGCTCCGGCGCCTTGGGCGTGGGCATCGCCTTCACCGGTGCCCTCTCCGAACTCTTCGCCGGCACCGCCGCCGCCCAGTCCCTCGGCCACACCGGCTACGGCCCCCTCGTCCCGGACCCGAAGGGCCTGCTGGACCTGCCGAAGGGCTTCCGCTACAAGGTCCTGTCCCGCGAGGGCGACCCGCTCCGCTCCGGCGAGGGCAAAGTCCCCTCCCACCACGACGGCATGACCGCGCTGCCCGGCAGACACGGTCGCGTCCACCTGGTCCGCAACCACGAGAACCGCCCCACCGCGGCCATCGCCGTCCCCACCGTCGAGGGCCTCACCTACGACCCGGCGGGCAAGGGCGGCTGTACGGCCCTCACGCTGGACTCCCGCAACAACGTGCTGTCCGAGCGGGTCGCCATCGCCGGCACCGCCGTCAACTGCGCGGGCGGGCACACTCCTTGGGGCACCTGGCTGACCTGCGAGGAGACCGAGGACAAGGCCGGCACCAACGGCTACGCGAAGGACCACGGCTTCATCTTCGAGGTCGACCCGGTCGACCCGCACCGCTCCGGTGCCGTACCGCTGACCGCGATGGGCCGCTTCCAGCACGAGGCCATCGCGATCGACCCGAAACGCGGCATCGTCTACGAGACAGAGGACGCCTTCCTCAAGCCCTTCGGTCTCTTCTACCGCTTCCTGCCCAACAGGCCCGAGGGCGGCCTCGGTTCACTGCGCGCGGGCGGCCGGCTCCAGGCGATGCGGGTGCCCGGCGTACCCGACCTGTCCGTGGTGCAGGAGACCGGCGCCTGCTTCGAGGGCATCGAGTGGGTCGACGTACCGGACCCGCTGGCCACCGAAACCCCGGTCCGGCTCCAGGACTTCGGCCCGAAGGGCATCACCCACGCCCAGAAGCTGGAGGGCTGCTACTGGGGCGGGAAGAGCGTCTACTTCGTCTCGTCGTTCGCGCACAGCGCCGACGGTTCGGCCGCCGACCACTACGGGCAGATCTGGCGCTACGACCCCTCGGCGCGCCGCCTCACCCTGGTGATCGTCTTCGGTCCGGACACCGACATCCAGCTGCCCGGCGAGTCCCCGGACAACATCTGCCTCGCGCCCAGCGGCGGTCTGATGGTGTGCGAGGACGGCAGCGGCGCCCAGCACGTCTTCGGCGTGACGCGGCACGGCGAGGTGTACGCCATGGCCCGCGGGAGGCAGAACATCGGCACGCCCGAGGCACCGGAGTGGGGCGAGTTCGCGGGCGTCACCTTCTCCCCCGACGGGCAGACGATGTACGTCAACTGCTACACGCCCGGGACGACCTTCGCGGTGACGGGCCCCTGGCGCCGGTAG
- a CDS encoding FAD-dependent oxidoreductase → MSENRHVKGSYWLETAPGGPRSPLTEDLDVDVAVIGAGIAGLSTAWELTRAGRRVAVLEAGQVAAGVTGHTTAKLTALHTLIYDKLRRTRGPEGARLYARSQSEAIERAAGIADELGVDCDWERRSAYTYVRDPSRADELRAEAAAAREAGLPASFVKETGLPFPVAGAVRVTGQAQFHPRRYLLALAEDLVASGAAVHEHTAVLGLEEGEPCRLTTDTRATVTARDVVVATHYPIFDRALLFTRLSPRRELVVAGTIDRERDPDGMYITPEEGTRSVRTAPWDADRRLLIVTGEHFTPGTGDTRSRFDHLGAWASRHFPDVDLTHAWATQDNDPTDTVPLVGPLHPGARHTYVATGFGGWGLSGGIMAGRLLTAQITGENCAWSDLYDPRRLRSAVREAPSFLKNQAQVARHFVGDRLRPSPPLESLPPGEGAVVRVNGDRLAVYRDDEGALHAVSPRCTHLGCLVSFNGAEDAWECPCHGSRFDTNGEVIQGPATKPLERRDI, encoded by the coding sequence ATGAGCGAGAACCGGCACGTCAAGGGCTCGTACTGGCTGGAGACAGCGCCCGGCGGACCCCGGTCGCCGCTGACCGAGGACCTTGACGTCGACGTGGCCGTGATCGGCGCCGGCATCGCCGGGCTCAGCACGGCGTGGGAACTGACGCGGGCCGGGCGCCGGGTGGCGGTCCTGGAGGCCGGACAGGTGGCCGCGGGGGTCACCGGGCACACCACCGCCAAGCTGACCGCCCTGCACACACTGATCTACGACAAGCTGCGCCGCACCCGTGGCCCCGAGGGCGCCCGGCTGTACGCCCGCTCGCAGAGCGAGGCGATCGAGCGGGCCGCCGGGATCGCGGACGAGCTCGGGGTCGACTGCGACTGGGAGCGGCGCAGTGCCTATACCTACGTCCGTGACCCGAGCCGCGCCGACGAGCTGCGGGCCGAGGCGGCGGCCGCCCGGGAGGCGGGGCTCCCGGCTTCGTTCGTGAAGGAGACCGGGCTGCCGTTCCCCGTGGCGGGCGCGGTGCGGGTGACCGGGCAGGCGCAGTTCCATCCGCGCAGGTATCTGCTGGCCCTGGCCGAGGACCTCGTCGCCTCCGGTGCGGCCGTGCACGAGCACACGGCCGTTCTGGGCCTCGAAGAGGGCGAGCCGTGCCGCCTGACGACCGACACGCGGGCGACGGTGACGGCCCGGGACGTCGTGGTCGCCACCCACTATCCGATCTTCGACCGTGCCCTCCTGTTCACCCGGCTCTCGCCGCGCCGCGAGCTGGTCGTCGCCGGGACGATCGACCGGGAACGGGATCCGGACGGTATGTACATCACGCCGGAGGAGGGCACCCGCTCGGTCCGTACGGCTCCCTGGGACGCCGACCGGCGCCTGCTCATCGTCACCGGCGAGCACTTCACGCCCGGCACGGGCGACACCCGCAGCCGTTTCGACCACCTGGGCGCCTGGGCTTCCCGGCACTTCCCCGACGTGGACCTCACCCACGCCTGGGCCACTCAGGACAACGACCCCACGGACACCGTGCCGCTCGTCGGCCCCCTGCACCCGGGCGCCAGGCACACCTACGTCGCCACCGGCTTCGGCGGCTGGGGCCTGAGCGGCGGAATCATGGCGGGCCGCCTGCTCACGGCGCAGATCACCGGCGAGAACTGCGCGTGGAGCGACCTGTACGACCCGCGCCGCCTGCGCTCGGCGGTCCGCGAGGCCCCGTCCTTCCTCAAGAACCAGGCACAGGTGGCCCGCCACTTCGTCGGCGACCGGCTGCGTCCCTCGCCCCCGCTGGAGTCCCTCCCGCCCGGGGAGGGCGCGGTCGTCCGGGTGAACGGCGACCGTCTCGCGGTGTACCGGGACGACGAAGGCGCCCTGCACGCCGTCTCCCCGCGCTGCACCCACCTCGGCTGCCTGGTCTCCTTCAACGGGGCCGAGGACGCCTGGGAATGCCCCTGCCACGGCTCCCGCTTCGACACGAACGGCGAGGTGATCCAGGGGCCGGCGACCAAGCCACTGGAACGGCGGGACATCTGA
- a CDS encoding polysaccharide deacetylase family protein, translated as MITLVRRVTAACVLSAALTACAATPQPVRPVPSATTTAPSAPPTLAPGPGGLTPVFKNGSRTHGRTVALTFDADMTADQGARAAAGEHFDNPGLIAALRTLKVPATVFMTGRWAEQYPEQARSLGRDPLFEVANHSYSHYAFTDDCYGLPTVSGDRMRADVERAYAAFRKAGVPDARPYFRFPGGCYDRRALKALTPVGVTAVQWDVVSGDAFATDAEAVTRQVLEGVRPGSVVVMHCTRSAAPTTERVVRAVVPELRERGFRFVKVSELIGS; from the coding sequence GTGATCACTCTTGTACGACGCGTCACCGCCGCCTGTGTCCTCAGCGCCGCCCTCACCGCCTGCGCCGCCACGCCGCAGCCGGTCCGCCCGGTACCTTCCGCGACCACCACGGCTCCTTCCGCGCCCCCGACTCTCGCCCCCGGCCCCGGGGGCCTGACCCCCGTCTTCAAGAACGGGTCCCGTACGCACGGCAGGACCGTCGCGCTCACCTTCGACGCCGACATGACGGCGGACCAGGGGGCGCGGGCGGCAGCAGGCGAGCACTTCGACAATCCCGGGCTGATCGCGGCCCTGCGGACACTGAAGGTGCCGGCCACCGTGTTCATGACCGGGCGGTGGGCCGAGCAGTATCCGGAGCAGGCCCGATCCCTCGGGCGGGACCCGCTCTTCGAGGTCGCCAACCACTCCTACAGCCACTACGCCTTCACCGACGACTGTTACGGGCTGCCGACGGTCTCCGGTGACCGGATGCGAGCGGATGTGGAGCGGGCGTACGCGGCGTTCCGGAAGGCGGGGGTGCCGGACGCTAGGCCGTACTTCCGGTTTCCCGGCGGGTGCTACGACCGGCGGGCACTCAAGGCGCTGACCCCGGTCGGCGTGACCGCCGTCCAGTGGGACGTGGTGAGCGGGGACGCGTTCGCGACGGACGCGGAGGCGGTGACCCGACAGGTGCTGGAGGGGGTGCGGCCGGGGTCGGTCGTGGTCATGCACTGCACGCGCAGTGCCGCGCCGACGACGGAGCGGGTGGTGCGGGCGGTGGTGCCGGAGCTGCGCGAGCGGGGGTTCCGGTTCGTGAAGGTGTCCGAGCTGATCGGGTCCTAG